Proteins from one Comamonas flocculans genomic window:
- the rpsT gene encoding 30S ribosomal protein S20 — protein sequence MASAKPVKKNPRLASGRKRARQNVKLNAHNTSLRSRYRTFVKNVEKAVLTGDKTKASEAFAKAQSVIDSIADKGIFHKNKAARDKSRLSAKVKALANAA from the coding sequence ATGGCATCAGCCAAGCCAGTCAAGAAGAATCCGCGCCTTGCGTCGGGCCGCAAGCGCGCGCGCCAGAACGTCAAGCTCAATGCGCACAACACCTCGCTGCGCTCGAGGTACCGCACCTTCGTGAAGAACGTCGAAAAGGCCGTTCTCACCGGCGACAAGACCAAGGCGAGCGAAGCCTTCGCCAAGGCGCAGTCGGTCATCGACTCGATCGCCGACAAGGGCATCTTCCACAAGAACAAGGCCGCTCGCGACAAGAGCCGCCTGTCCGCCAAGGTCAAGGCCCTGGCCAACGCAGCCTGA